The Juglans regia cultivar Chandler chromosome 10, Walnut 2.0, whole genome shotgun sequence genome includes the window AAATACCCACAAGGCTGCCCATTAACAAGCACAGAAGAGCGGACAGTTGAAATGCAATGGCTTATCTAGTCAAACCACTTATCTCCAAAGCcgcatcttctaagcatatacaaaagaaaattccagtttacatgatcatatgttttttccatgtccaacttaCAAAGGACCCCGAAGCCCCTTCCCGCATGCAGCTATCTACACATTCTTGCAATCAACACCAAATCTATAATTTGGCGTCCtctaacaaatgcattttgagatttagaaaTGATCTTCTCCATCACTTTGCTCATTCTATTTgctaacacctttgaaataatattgtagACACTACTTACCAAACTAATTGGGCGAAACTCCTTTAACTCCGAAGCACCCACTCTCTTTGGAATCAaggcaataaaagtggcattcaaagtcttctcaaacttttgaaactcataaaattcatgaaatatcttcatcacatcctcccacacaatctcccaataatcCTGAAAGAATGCCATAGAAAACCCATCCGGCCCGGGAGCTTTGTCTCTCCTCATTCCACACACCACTCGATGCACCTCAAGCTCTTCAAACGGCCTCTCCAGCCAACTTGCTGAAAAATCATCCACCGCTGCAAAGTTCAATCCATCAATCTTAGGTCTCCAAGCTTCCGTCTCACTTAGGAGGGAACTAAAAAACTGTGCACAACATGCTATTGGATCTTGGCAAGTAAGGATAGCAGATTATTTTCAGTTCTTAAcatctcaatagcattgttacATCTATGAGAATTAGCTATTTTATGGAAGAAGCTAGTGCACTTATCTCCCTCTTTAAGCCAAAGAACTCTCGACTTTTGCCTCCATGATATTTCTTCCCTCAAAAGAACCTCTtaagttctatttttacttcattCTTCCTAGACAAACTCCCCTCGCTATCCCCATCAGCTTCCAAGGATTGAAACTCTTCCCAAAGGGCTTTTTTCTGCTGCTCAACATTCCCAAAAACCTCCTTATTCCATATCTTCCAATCAGCTTTTAAAGCTTTGAGTTTACtagccaaaacaaaactaggAGTCCCCTCAAACTGGTACGACAGCCACCAACTTTTTACCTTATCAACGAAGCCCTCCACTtctagccacatattctcaaacttaaagtaCAGTTTGCCCTCATGAATACCCCCACACTCAAGAATAATGGGAAAGTGGTCTGATCCTACCCTTGGAAATCGTTTTAGGCACAACTTCGGATAATGAGCTTCCCACGACGATGATactaaaaatctgtccaatcttgAACTGCCTCTAGAATTGGACCACGTATACTCACCCCCCACCAACGGCAAATCCAACAGTTCCAAGTCAAAAATCAGCTGTGAGAAAACCTCCATAGCTGTAGACATCGAAGATAGACCCTCCCGCTCACTTAGGAATCGAACtatattgaaatccccacatATGCACCAAGGAAGATCCCACACAGAATACAACCCTGATACTTCATCCCACAGCAAGTTCCTATCCCGATCCCTATTGGGACCATATACACTTGCTAATGCCCATGACCACCCATCTTCCACGTTTCTTAATACACATGCCCCCAAGTAATCTCCAATGCACTCTTCTACCATCTCGACAACTCTACTATCCCACATGACTAGCACTCCACCAGAAGCACCCGAAGAGGCTAAATAAGTCCAGCCTACAAACGAACCTCTCCACAAGCTACTAATTACATTCCTGTCAACACTttccaattttgtttcttggaggCATACAAAATCGATCTTCCAACTATGAATAATGGACCTAATGCGGAGGCGTTTATTGACATTATTGATCCCCCTTACAGTCCAAGACattattttaggcttcattaactGAAATAGCTTCCCTCCCCTTTGATCTGTCCCTCCCCGAAGTACCCTCCTTattgtcataattaatagaacaatGCAATCTTTTCAACTCCCACTTTTTTCTCACAGATGACTTCTCAACCGTGGATCAACCAGCTTTAATAGCAACTAAAAGTGCCCTcaattgttcttcataaccATCATAAAAGAGACCCACACAGCTTTGAATCTTCTCCACTTGTTTAAAAACCCAGTCTGAGGTTTCCTCGGACACAATCTGAAGATGAGTCATCTGTAATGGAGATGAACTACCCATCTCCTCCTCATAAACAGCTACTTCAAGTTGTGGGTCCGAGACCATCCTATCCTGCTCTTCCATTTCAGGCCATTCAAACTCAACCTGCCTGCTTCCTTCTAAATTCAAAAACTGTTTCAGTAAACAATTACCCCCTTCCACCATCCTCGTGTGAGTGACCATAGAGGTCAGAACCTCATTTTGTCCCTCAGCAGCCTCAACAATTTCCCCTGCCTCCCTTTCCAGAACATGGTGGACCAACACTAACTCACCCGAGGCTTCATTTGTGCCTATTGACTCTTTATGTGCCAGTGGTGAAAGCACCTATGCTATTATCGGCTCCGTTACATTGTCTCGGGACTGAGCCGAAATTGCCTTGCCTTTGCTCGCAAGAAATTTGCCTTTACTCGCGATTGACGTCGGGATCTCGTTATCTACCTCCATCGACCAAGTATGTGCAAGAGCCAAGACGATGATAGCTGAGCTAACGGCAAATCTGCCTAAGTTCACCCCTCCAACCTTCACGGACCCTGCTGCCAGCGACGACGGTGGCACTGACCCACCCGCCTTTGAGTCCGCCCAGAACTACGACTTCTTCCTCCACGCCAAACCTTTCAATTGGTTGGGCTCGGGCCCGATATTCTATTTAGACTGGGCCTTTCCATTAAGCCCCTGTTCCTGGCCCACACCCAACGCCTCAATCTCCATCTTCATAAGATCAGACTCAACCCACTCCCCAGGCCCAAACTCGACCCCATGGCTTCTTTACCCAATACGCACCGTATCATCCCTTTGACTTTAATGACCATCTCTTCCAAAGCAGCCTGCATATCCCACAAATCCTTCAAAACACATACATCATTTTGCCCAAACACGCCTCTACCATCACCCTCCCGCCTCTATACACCtcccaaaacagaaacttcACCTACTCTATTTAGGTTTGCCGAAGCAAAATTTCTCACGTCTCAAGGTGTCTGCACAACCTCCATGTACGACCGAGCCAACGGGAGTGCTACTGTCGACGAAGATGGTAGACCTCTCCCCTGAGCACCTTTGTTACCCACCTCCCTCACGGCCACCGCAAGCTTCCTCCACCCCATTCCATCCCTTTCCCTAGGGATAAAGATAAAACTCCGACGCCCTCCTCCACTATACTCCACTAGGGCCAAGAAACTGCCACGAAAGTTAAAGGCCTTCTGCGCAATGTAGCCCCTGTTTCTATCCCTATAAGCAAAGTAATAGACCTTTCTCCCATGCTTAGAACATTCCTCCAGAGCCCTTAAGACCCAGCATGTTGTGTCCCAACCCAACCTCAAAGTTTGCGATCCTTTCCTCTCAGTGATAAGCACTTCATGCCCCTCTGCCTGTATCTCGAACACCTTCGATTCGATTGCTAAACTTCTCATGGAAGATATATTCTTCCAAGGTTGCAACAGACACCCCACCGTCAAGAGCCCACAACCACCATGGACTACGTGAACTTACTGAAGGAAATATTGTGTACAGAGagaaaaactagagagagaaaagttttttcaaccattattttaaataatatatcatttaaataatatgaagtttTCTAACCATTTTATTATTGAtcgttttttttaatgaataattaatcCTTTTTTAATTGCCATAAAAAAAGACTATTCAATTTCCACTTCAATCATGAACCCCGTGTCTCTTACTCTTTtcctctctcacacacacatttCATCCTTATCAAATTTAGGGCTTTTTTCTATAACATACTAATTTACAAACCTATaacatataattttcaaaagcaTGAGCTTTGCTCTTGTTGAGCCACGTCATCCACTCTTGCATTAAATAACGAGTTTGgtcatttaaattaaaattttttaaaggtCATGTAACTAAATACTAGAAAGtggaattttaatataatttgcaAAGATTAAGCCACGTCATGCACCCCTACACTAAATGACCACGAGCATggttatttaaaataaaataatttcaaagatCATGTAATTAGCTACTAGAcattttggaattttaaaagTTCCAGAACACTTCATATTCTTTTCTCTATAACGCTTCATCTTCTTTGTCTATATCTTATTTATTACAATTAGTGATAGAATAATGTCACATTtaaaaatcttcataatttgattataaaccgaataaaaaattaataattttcccaTGCATGGCATGGTTGTGCGACAAGTTAAAAGGATGTCTAGCCTACATGTGAGAGGGgattagaatataaataaaatgattaaatttagcTCTTCCCATCAGTGTAATCTTTCGGGATAAGTGGTTTTTAACAAGCAGAATATGTTGGAAGACAGAGAATAAGCCATATACCAGGTAACTGCGCTTAATTGACCTTAAGCATTCCCTCATATGCTCTGCTTTTGTACCAGACTTCACAGGCAATGAGGCCTGcaacataaacacaaaaataGTTTCATCCAGTAATttcagtaaaaacaaaaaaatataaattttgaaataagataTAGCAGTGGTAAAATCTATAGATACTACTTTCAAAACCCGTACTTTTTTTCCCTGCAAAATAGGCATGGAAGGTTTTAATGCTTCAGGCCTTTCCGATGGCAATCCCACTCGAAACCCTCTTTCTACCTGTGaagacatgtatatttttttattcacacaGAATCTAGAGAGTAGCATCAAACCTTGAATCAGTAATATTCAATTGAATTCTTAGTAAGGATCATGCTAAACCAGCTGCAAAGGATATAACAGTGATATGTTATGATGCTGTCTCAAATTTAGTGGCAATCTCAAACCAATCTTTTGGGCATGTGTTTAGTACATAAAACTATTGGTTTTTTAATGTTCCTGCTCATCTATAGGTCTTTAaggtcagagagagagagggagggagggagggggagagagagagagagatgttacagatataatataaataataaaatctacttattTCCATTAACTTAAAATTTTGGGGCAAGTAATTATTTCACAAGGTATTAGAGTAGGGGTCCTAAGTTCGAACCCTAACTCTACACTTATagccatttaattaaatatttcatgtgttggACTCACTTATTGAGAGAGAGTCTGGCTTCCAATCAGCTTAAGTTTTTGGGATAAATGCTGATTTCACAAGAGAGCTCATTGGGAAGGTCAGAGTTTGAGTGACCATCTCTGTACTCATCTTCCATCTTAGTGACCCTTTACATTTGTCTTTGCCCTCAGCTCAGATGCAGGTTTTAAGCAATACAGCACCAAATTTGTTCATGCTTTCTATGTCGAACATTGGccatcttttttttcctctatttcCACATTACCATTCCTTActgttttattatatatctgaTTGATGATACAGGTAACAAAAGCCAAAATATTGGATAGTGGGAGATATTTAACCATCGATATTTCCCAGTACTACTCTCATGTGAAGGCTCATATTCCCTTTCAGCTGCTCACCATTTATCCCAAAGGTCACTATTGGATAGCACAAGATTTGATGACGATAAAAGCACTACAACTATCTATATGCAATGTAGGAAGTATTGCAAATTGAGAAAAATCTGGCCACACTTCTTTAGTGGCAGTTGCTTACTTGGGATTACTGGCTTGCCCATCTATTTTTAAAACCTTGATCTTGTATTTCCCACCTAACACAATTAGCACAATGTACATCCACTGAATAGCAAAGCTACATGATGTATAGCGAGATTTTTCATCTTACTTCTTGTTTATGCCCTAAAATGTTCTGACATGACAATGAAATTCGTTCAGCATTAGAAATAACAAAACTGAGTCTCTCTAGTTGAAATCGAAAGGCCCTAGGTAAAAGGCTTTAAGACTAGGATATTGAAATATATCAAATATGATCTACTAGTCCAAAACGCTGATCTTTGCAGGTTATAGTCAGTATAGTGAAAGGTGGCCAAAATTTTCTCACACCTTATCCTGCTCTAGTTTCTGTAGAATTTTCTTCCTTGCTCttttctcctcctccttttcTGCTTTTTGTAGGGCTAAATAGCTGAAGAAACCAAATACAGATATGTGTACTTAAAGTTAGAGGAAAATACAATCCCATGTATCTAGAAAGGAAAAGGGATAAACAGATATGGAATTGCTATATAGAAAGAGCAATACTGGATTCGGACAGACcgttttctttcactttcttctGTAGTTCGCTTTGCCTCAGTGAGGTCCTTACTGGCTCGAATCCTCTCCTGGAACAATATAGCTATCTAGGTTACAATACAGAAATGTGTGGTGTCAAACAAGTACTTAagaattccaaaataaaaccaaaagagtTTGATCTGACAAAAACCAACCAATGTGGCTGCAATAAGATATTCTAACAGACAGCAAAGTCGTGGCATGTTCATAACGTAATCATGTCTATTAAGCTGAGAAACTCAATAATCATCTTAAAAGGAATGCTAttgcatttattattttaataatgaaacTTCTATAAAAGACTCAAAGAGTAAACTTGTAAGAAAATTTCAAGTGTATAAGTAGAAAAGCTAGTATTAACCTTCATTTGTAAGATAGAAAGTTCTATTACTTTCCCAACTTCATCTCTTATGAACAAACAATCTGCAATGCATTTTAAGTTGTCAATTGAGCTTAAAAaattctcttaaagatattgGCACCTTTTCTACTTATGTTCTAGAGCACTATATAAAATTCTCTGTCctgaacccccccccccccctcccaaaaaaaagcaatagaaaaagtgagaagAGATATGAGATCTCATGTCTTCTTTTTGGTAAGTGATATCAAATCTCATATCAACAAATAGAAACGGAAAGAAAAGTTGAGTAAAAAGCAAGATAAAGGAGTTATCataaaaggaaagggaaaaaccATAATTAGGCTAGGTGTTTTCTCATGTATACACTTAGTGTACTTGGTTATGCCTATTcatattaatacatttttagttataaaaaaaaaaaaaccgcatACCCTCTCCCTATgtctttctaatttcttttcttcttcttctttcatcttGTGTGCTCGATCCCTGAAACATGGCAAGATTAGTAATCAAGAAAGAAACCGGCCAGCCAGAAACAGTAGATGAGCCCAAAAAATTTCCAATGTCAAACCAGATTGAAACATAATACATATAAAGGTCAAAACTGGGAAAGAAGCTAATGGAATTTCTAGATGATAAGAAATAAcgagtataaaaaataagatatgtTGCAAAGAAGCAGAAAAGGAAACCTTAGTTCCTGTGCCTTCATTTTCATTAGCTCTGTGATATGGAATGGTTGGGGAGTCTCAACATCAATGTCCACTGCTATCTGGGAGAAGTTGAACAATTCAAGCAAAGTAGTGACTATGTGCAAGACCAAAGATTCTTTAATGTCACGTGCAATATGTATCAACATTTGCACCCTAAAACCTTTCTCTCAACCTCCTTCTCAAAGAATGAGATCAAGCAACAAGGCTTGCAAGAGGCaaagaacatttttcaaatctcaaaaagtacacacaaacaaacaacaaaCTAACATAAAAGAAGACCATGTTCAAAAAGATTTGAGATAAAATGGAATGGATTGTTCCTTCTAAACTTCAGCTCTCACAACCTAATCAAACTCATCCACAAAAAAGTCattttaggccccgtttggatagagaaagtgtttcatctcatctcatcattaaaattgtcccaaattcccacacaaaatataataaacaattcaattttttcaaattctaaaacaaaaataatattttaacaatattttattcaactttcatctaaaaccatctcatctcgtctcactatccaaaccgcaccttaatgagaaaatctttttttatcatatgaTCATGCTCCATATTATAAGGCATTGACTTTCCTGCTGAGCTTCTCATCCCTTTAATAGAAGACATTTACAAAGAATAGAGACAAGAAGGTACCATGCGACAATCAAAGATCTAAGGCGCATGAAATAGGCTTTCACTTTATGTTGCAGTTTTAGTTGCTAAATTTATTCTCATCATGATTGAAAACACGGTTGATATGAAAATCATGCCTCTTATTTACTGCTAGGGTGTGGGGATCAGGAGAGGGGTGTTATAAGAAATGATGACAAGAaagcaaacaaacaatcaatcatACGATacaaatttacgtggtttggcaacGTACCTACGTCTACGGAGCTCTAGAGGATTTTATAATGCTGCGAAATCACACAATACACTTTGGGGAAAATTTTCACTATTCAGTTGGCCACACTGTTCATAataagcatatttatagggtTACACGGCGGAAGttctaattttcatttttttgcaaTATTCGCTCAAGCGAAGTGTTGAGCGTGCCTCGAGCGAATTCTCTATctgatgttcgctcgagcgaccTGTTAAGTGaaactcgagcgaactctctgtctgATCTTCGCTCAAGCCACCCGTCGCGCGAACGTCGAGCAAACTTTCTGCCTAGTGCTTCCCAAGTCAAAAAATAGTTCAGCCCAAGCCTATGCTCCATGGCACAAGCCTCATTGCAAATCTGCTCAAAAACTGTAACAAATCCTTGTCGGGTTGAGTCATCAAGTCGGGCCGCCACAACAATAAACCAGACTCCACAAACCCAACAAGGGGGAGAGGGGCAAAGGGTTGGGGGAgagtaaaaggaaaagaataagCATGATAAAAGCCATATTAGTTGATAAGGACAGAAAATCAAAATAGGGATGTCATCAAGAATCAACACTATAGAAATCCCTATGTGATGTCAGAAAGGAACACAATCAAGATGAGAAAGCATACCAAGGGAATCTGGTCAATATCTGCATCGTTCTCATGCTCAATCATCCAATTTACAGATGCCTCTATGCTAGAATTACCTTATTAACAGAAACAATTATGTTCACAATTAGGAAAATAGCACAACTGCAAATAATGACTCTGAAAGACAAGTAACAATATTCCCTATCAACAAGAATGCTTAGAAGACCAGTCCTCAAAGCTAGAATTCCTTTTGGGATCAACAATCAAGAGAGCATGCCATAGTATCAGATCATCATCTCCAGCCTTTTACATGAAGTGCTTTCTTCATATACAACTTAAGTGTCCTTAGCTATGCTAGATAACTTCACTAGCAACATCACTAGATAGGAGTGCATACCAATGGGAACCAGGCAACAATTTACTACTGCTATGCTCTTATGGTGCATGCTAAATCACATGCTGCAGCATTGAACATGGCCTCACCCCTACCTAGAATTCACATTGTGGCCTCCCAGACCAACATCATGGAAACCCCATTAATTGATCAGCATTATGTTGCAGTTATATTTCTCCTTGAGTCACATTCATGCAAGGTTTGGAAACCACACATCAACATCAGACACACACATGGTATCTGCCATAAATTGCTCACCAGAATAATGAAGAGCTCGTACTGCCCGTGCTTTAGGAAATCCCATGTCTTCAAGTTCTTCAAGCATTTTGTTGTTTACTTTTGGAACAGCCATTTCTACAGGCATATATATGACACCTGAAAATCATGGAACATTAATCTTGCCATAAAATCATATACCAACCAATCTTCCATTTATTAACTTTGCAGAATCATAGGGCATAGCAAGCAGATTCCCACCTTTACATCTTCTAAgacattacaaaataattagacGTACATGTTGCAGaacatagaataaaaaaacttgGTTTTGAGAGCCATAAATTGTAAAAAGTTCACAACTCAAGCAGCTGATTCAAATAAAAGGCACTTACACTCACATCACATACACAAAGGAAGAGATAATATGCAGTTACAGCTGAAGCTAAGATTAAAATACATTCAATTTCGATCTACAAGTCTAAAGGGGTGATAGAACTAGCTGCCCATGCAAAGCACCTTGAATGATTAACTGGTAAAGCTAAGAGAACTAGGATCTCCTCCTGCAGATAATCACTATGGCATgaaccacccccccccccactCCGGCGCATAGATTAAGCAATCGTCTCTGCGTCCAAAGAAGGCCTTTTAATCCTTGACTGAAAATCATACATATATCATTTCCCTTCGGCCTTCGTTTTGGTTGTtgccaataaaacaaaaaaaaaaaagacatttagaTTCCTCTATCTTATGCTTTCTATTAAAGCAAAAAATTAGCAAACCACCCATAAAATTCGAATATCTAACATTTCCCATCATTCGAATCATCCCGGTTTTCAGGGTTTCCCAAATACAGAGCGAAAAGGCTCAAACTCCAACattttctagaatttttctCGAGCAACCAAACTAATGAATTAGATAGCACTCACAATTACCCAggcatattaaataaatgagaaattcaACGAATACCGAGTTGGATCGGCGAGGATTGTGGCGGAAAAGGAAGATGAACAGCTGAGCAGAGAGGCTTTGAATGATTTGGCAAAATGGGGACGAGAAGCGAGGTATATGTACGTCAGGAAGGTTCAATGGGAACCTCATCGAAGCCCTGTAGTCTAAGCAATCACGAAAATGGAGTACCATTGTTGGAGGAAGGAGGAGGATTCTTTGCTGATTTAGCATTCTTATTCTTGTATTTATACCTTTCCACAACCCTTCCTCTGTggcaagaaaagaaatagaaaattgtGTTGCTTAGGGCATCTTTAGGAAacaattgttattaattatttttaaactatttcactattttttataaattattttatttctatttatcaacagttttaacaaatattttaaaatatttttaatatctaaaccaACTTACCTCATTtgtattcacaactcatctcaattcatctcactactatttactattattcaataattttaactcacaaattttactattatttacaattcatcttactactattcacaactcatctcaactcatctcaactcatcttcgaatccaaacgacaccttTCCTAAACATGTCTCTCGTGCGGTCGTGCCACGTCTTCTATTTTCTCACACTTCCTAAATGCAGTCTAAGAGCactcttaattatttttaaaattttttatttaaaatacatcatcaaaatttacttttttatattttaactaacgAATTTTACATACCATAcataaacttatttatttttaatattatttatttatttcttaattctttattcattttaaatatttttctaactaccacttaatttataatattctcatagctttcaatatttatcatatattaatGTGAACACAATACCTCTGTTgccaaaataacatcaatagcatatcagaaagaaaataaagatgaaaagaactcattcatctttttctttttcctttttactttgTATCTTTTTATGAggttttgaaaactttttaacatgactatttttatttttattaaaatagattttctaaaaatattataattttttcatgttttataaataaaaaaataaatgtgagaagtataaagaaagataaaaaactgaaagaaataataaaaaatatatatttatgtaaatgaatagtacatattaaaaatagagaaatactttaactcatatatattttgcattgatTTTACATAATGTAATGGAAGCCATATCTTGACATATTATTCTCTATTTTACAGAAAATTGCGAAATAGAAAAGCCATTGAGAGTGCTTCAAGAAAAgagatgagaaaaataataaaggcacaatattttttacaatactttatataattataatttaaaatgatgagtacttttataaaatactttataaaaaacatattactttataaaaatactctcctttaaaaaataattgtgaaatatattgtaaaaagttATTGTGAGGGTATCTTACtgataagaaaatcatataaaaaaattcattttta containing:
- the LOC108989048 gene encoding UBX domain-containing protein 1-like isoform X1, with translation MPVEMAVPKVNNKMLEELEDMGFPKARAVRALHYSGNSSIEASVNWMIEHENDADIDQIPLIAVDIDVETPQPFHITELMKMKAQELRDRAHKMKEEEEKKLERHRERERIRASKDLTEAKRTTEESERKRYLALQKAEKEEEKRARKKILQKLEQDKVERGFRVGLPSERPEALKPSMPILQGKKASLPVKSGTKAEHMRECLRSIKRSYLDDDARVRRAFQTLLIYVGNVAKNPDEEKFRKIRLGNLLFQDRVGNLRGGVEFLELCGFERMGGEFLYLPRDKVDEAILNTAGFELKSAATNPFFGLLSV
- the LOC108989048 gene encoding UBX domain-containing protein 1-like isoform X2, with the translated sequence MPVEMAVPKVNNKMLEELEDMGFPKARAVRALHYSGNSSIEASVNWMIEHENDADIDQIPLIAVDIDVETPQPFHITELMKMKAQELRDRAHKMKEEEEKKLERHRERERIRASKDLTEAKRTTEESERKRYLALQKAEKEEEKRARKKILQKLEQDKVERGFRVGLPSERPEALKPSMPILQGKKASLPVKSGTKAEHMRECLRSIKRSYLDDDARVRRAFQTLLIYVGNVAKNPDEEKFRKIRLGNLLFQSWEFERRCGIS